ATATAATTTTTTTGCAAAATCAATTAAAATCTTTTTAGAGAGGAGGATTTATATTGATTCGAAATATGATTTTACAAATTCCTTGTCATAGAAAAGCGGAAAGAAGTTTCTTTAAACTACAAAAATACATACCTTTATGTGCGCGTTGTACAGGCATGCTTATCGGTATTTTAATGTTTCCGATTTATTTTTATATAGCACCTTCATTTCTTTTGGCAATAATACTATCATTTTCTGCTCAAGTTCCGTTACTTATTGATGGATTCACTCAAAAGTGGAAATGGAGAAGTAGCACAAATTTACTAAGAGTAACTACTGGTGTATTAAGCGGTAATGGTATGGGGTTATTTGTTTCATCAAGTGTTATTTGGATATTATCTTAAGGCATATAGTAACGGAGGTATTTACATAGATGTTCTGGATCTACTTAATTCTAATTTTTATTTCAGCCGGAAGTGGAATAGGTTTTATTATCCAAAACAAATATACAGAAGCAATAATAGCTTTTGTAATTTGCACACTA
This Bacillus paramycoides DNA region includes the following protein-coding sequences:
- a CDS encoding DUF2085 domain-containing protein; this translates as MIRNMILQIPCHRKAERSFFKLQKYIPLCARCTGMLIGILMFPIYFYIAPSFLLAIILSFSAQVPLLIDGFTQKWKWRSSTNLLRVTTGVLSGNGMGLFVSSSVIWILS